The following coding sequences lie in one Stigmatopora argus isolate UIUO_Sarg chromosome 5, RoL_Sarg_1.0, whole genome shotgun sequence genomic window:
- the LOC144074577 gene encoding uncharacterized protein LOC144074577 isoform X2: MMEEGLSRRISPSRSSRLGSLACRQLTHLTLFLLCAAQLGLVFILLRERFIQSSALNSKCVGNESVTSSALRLSQNDERKSALLTAPAGKKSNGKYLLWESKITYESNADLNDNDGVVNLDNKVFLFHDSYPKDRPLLSSVDTISCKANHWTKSLHTSGTFELEANSTLRVTSENVNLISSKEYLVFFGVEFLQYFG, from the exons ATGATGGAGGAAGGCTTGTCACGCCGAATTAGCCCGAGCAGAAGCTCCCGTTTAGGAAGCCTGGCATGCCGACAGCTCACGCATTTGACCTTATTTTTGCTGTGTGCCGCGCAGCTCGGCTTGGTGTTTATTCTTCTCCGAGAGCGATTTATCCAATCAAGTGCACTCAACTCCAAG TGTGTGGGGAATGAAAGTGTTACTTCATCAG CCCTCAGACTTTCACAAAACGACGAACGAAAGAGTGCTCTACTAAcag CTCCTGctggaaaaaagtcaaatggcAAATATCTCCTATGGGAAAGTAAG ATTACCTACGAGAGTAACGCCGACTTAAATGACAATGACGGCGTTGTGAATCTGGACAACAAGGTGTTCCTTTTCCACGATTCATACCCCAAGGATCGGCCTCTTCTGTCATCCGTCGACACAATCAGCTGCAAGGCAAACCACTGGACTAAATCTCTACACACGAGCGGCACGTTTGAATTGGAAGCAAACAGCACGCTGAGAGTGACGTCGGAAAACGTCAACCTCATTTCCTCCAAAGAATATTTGGTGTTCTTTGGAGTGGAATTTCTTCAGTATTTTGGTTAA
- the LOC144074577 gene encoding lymphotoxin-alpha-like isoform X1, which translates to MMEEGLSRRISPSRSSRLGSLACRQLTHLTLFLLCAAQLGLVFILLRERFIQSSALNSKCVGNESVTSSALRLSQNDERKSALLTAPAGKKSNGKYLLWESKVGTAYCHGGFHYSNGNLVLPSKGIYRVFLQITYESNADLNDNDGVVNLDNKVFLFHDSYPKDRPLLSSVDTISCKANHWTKSLHTSGTFELEANSTLRVTSENVNLISSKEYLVFFGVEFLQYFG; encoded by the exons ATGATGGAGGAAGGCTTGTCACGCCGAATTAGCCCGAGCAGAAGCTCCCGTTTAGGAAGCCTGGCATGCCGACAGCTCACGCATTTGACCTTATTTTTGCTGTGTGCCGCGCAGCTCGGCTTGGTGTTTATTCTTCTCCGAGAGCGATTTATCCAATCAAGTGCACTCAACTCCAAG TGTGTGGGGAATGAAAGTGTTACTTCATCAG CCCTCAGACTTTCACAAAACGACGAACGAAAGAGTGCTCTACTAAcag CTCCTGctggaaaaaagtcaaatggcAAATATCTCCTATGGGAAAGTAAGGTGGGAACTGCCTATTGCCACGGAGGCTTCCACTACTCCAACGGGAACCTGGTCCTTCCCAGTAAAGGCATCTACAGAGTCTTTCTGCAGATTACCTACGAGAGTAACGCCGACTTAAATGACAATGACGGCGTTGTGAATCTGGACAACAAGGTGTTCCTTTTCCACGATTCATACCCCAAGGATCGGCCTCTTCTGTCATCCGTCGACACAATCAGCTGCAAGGCAAACCACTGGACTAAATCTCTACACACGAGCGGCACGTTTGAATTGGAAGCAAACAGCACGCTGAGAGTGACGTCGGAAAACGTCAACCTCATTTCCTCCAAAGAATATTTGGTGTTCTTTGGAGTGGAATTTCTTCAGTATTTTGGTTAA